Part of the Aureitalea marina genome, AGGAGGAGATCTCTGTAACTAATGCCTGGTATGCGGTAGGTGTTGGCCTTCCTTATGGTGGAACTCCTCCTCCGGTCGACTGTGTGACTGGAGACGTCTACCTGTCCATTACCCTGGATAACTATCCTGAAGAAACGGCCTGGACCCTAAAAGATAGCTCAGGTACTACAATCGCATCCGATAGTTATTCTACGGCTAATCCTGATGGCTCTACAGTCAATGAAACTTTCAGTGGACTGGCTGCTGGCGACTATACGTTCACAATTACCGATGCTTATGGAGATGGGATCTGCTGTGCCTATGGTAGTGGTTCTTATACTTTATCTAGTGATGCAGGCGTGATCTTTACCGGTGGAAGTTTCGGAAGCTCAGAATCCCGGGACTTCTGTGTAGAGGACGACGGTGGCCCCGGGCCAGATACCGAGGCTCCAACCACACCGACCAATCTAACAGCTAGTGATATTACTGAGACTACGGCAACTTTGAGTTGGAATGCTTCCACAGACAATGTCGGGGTAACAGGATACGAAGTGTTACAAGGAGCAAATAGCTTAGGTACGGTTACTGGAACTACGGCCAATATTACTGGTCTGACAGCCAATACCTCTTACGCCTTCAACGTCCGCGCTTTTGATGCCGCAGGAAATAACTCTGGAAATGCCTCAGTCAACTTTACTACCCTTGGTGGTGGCAGCGGGTCTGTCGTGATCAACGAAGGTTATTTCGAGTCTGGCTGGAATGGTTGGATAGACGGCGGAAGTGATTCCCGCAGAATGTCTACTTCCCGTTCCTATGAGGGTAACTATTCTATTCGCATCAGAGATAACACTAATTCCTCGACCATGACCCTTAACAATGTGGATCTGAGAGGATATAGTTCAGTCGATGTAGAGTTCTATTTCTATGCTTACAGCATGGAGAACAATGAGGATTTCTGGTTGCAATTCTATAACGGTAGTAGCTGGCAAACAGTTGCCTCCTGGGCTCGAGGAACCAATTTCGATAACAACACCTTTTATTCGACCACAGTTAACATACCGGCTTCGAGTTACAACTTTGCAGCCAACTCCGGTTTCCGATTCCGTTGTGATGCCAGTGGAAATGGAGATCATATTTATATTGATGCGGTTACCATTACGGCAAATAGCGGCGCCGGTGTTGGACAAGGTTTGCTAGTGGATCTTGGTTCCATCCAAGGCTTTGGTGGAGAATCCGATGGATTTAATATCGAAGAAGATTTCTTGATCTATCCGAATCCCGCCAGTGATGTGATCACGGTTCGCATGTTAGAACAGACAGGAGACGAAACCTATCGTATCCTCAACCTACTAGGGCAAGTAGTTAGACAAGGCACCTTGTCTCAACAGATCAATGTAGCCGATCTTCCATCCGGTATGTATGTCATGGAGATCGACGAAGGAGAAGAGACCGTTGTACAGAAATTTACCAAGCAATAGGTTTTAATTCAATCACTAACCAAAAAAACCCGGGAGTTGCTCCCGGGTTTTTTATGTTTGAGTGTAATCTTCGATAGGATATTCTCAATTATTGATTTCTGATCGCATCGTAGTAACTCTTCTCAAAATTGGCTTCTAGTTTTTTGATAAGAATCAGGTTCTTATTGTTAGCTGCGGGCATCATAGAACCTACTTCCAGTTCTTTCCGTTTGATCTCCATCATTTCCTTGTTCTTTTCCAAAAAGGCAATGGTGGCATCCACGTAAGCGTTCCAAGCCATCACATCATTGGTCTTTTTAGAGGCCTTCATATAAGGAACTGCCTTGGCATTTACTCCCGCCAGTGCGTACATCTGACCGACGTGAAAATTCATGACAGACAGCTGTCCATCGTCCAGGTCCTGATGTAGGCCTAAATATTCGACGATCAGGTCGGCGGCGAGTTCAAATTGCTCTTCATTGGCAAAGGTGCGCCAACCTCCCTGCATGTCCTGATCAAAGGCTTCGAAGTCCAGAGACATCAATCGCTGACGTTCTTCTTTGGATAAGGAGTTTTGAGCTAAAGAAGTTGCAGATTGGAAGAATAATGTAGTTAGGATTAAGAAGAGGATCCGCATGTTGATAGGAATTAGTTTTAATTATTAGTGTCCGGGTTTTGCCCGTTCGTTACAAGTTTGGTCTATTGCATTGGGGTTTTAACAGTAACAGTTTTGTAACTTTATGAAAATCAGCTAACCATGAAACACTTTTTTATTTTGCTTGTGCTGTTTGTCTCCTGGGTGAACGCACAAGATAACGACTCTATTCCTGCACATATTTTAGAGAAGATAACCTACCCGGTTTTGGACATGCATCCTTACATGGGTGTGATGGATATGGAATTCTCGGCCATGAAGTACGATCCTCAACTGGATTACAGAATTGCTTTCGATCTGTACGATGAAAGTAAAGACTCCACCCAAGTTAACGCGACCCTGGTTGAGGTGGGACGAATCTATAATTTGCATCGGGCCAACGGAGTTCCAAAAGAAAAATTAAAGCTGGTTGCCGTTATTCATGGGATGACCACAAACGCCATCTTGACGGACGCAGCCTATCAGGATAAATACGGTCTGCCCAATCCCAACATTCCGGTAATGAAAGCCCTAAAGCAGGAGGGGGTTGACTTCATCGTTTGTAGTCAGGTAATGGGGTTTTTCAATATTCCAAACGAGAATATTCATCCAATTGTAGATGTAGCTATCTCGGCCAAAACGGCCTTGGTCATGTTCGACCAAATGGGTTATTCGTATATGAATGTCAATGAGTGATTAGTGAATCCCATCTCTGGCGGACAGGGGTGAATTTTGATTTCGATTTAAGGCAACTGTGCAGGATGGAACTTTAATTGATCAGTTCAACTGAATACTTTTCTCGAATTCAGACGGGGTGATTCAAGAATGATCATTAGCATGTCATTTAGCGCTTGTTAGATGAAATGGAAAAATCTAGATTGCACCCGGACGGGGCTTGGGGCCCCAAGGACAGATTAGGTGAAGTGTGAAGGGTTAAGAGTGAAGGGATTTCATATCTAGATCTTCTATTTGGTCTTTATACGATAATTGAAAAACATATTTTTCACCTCACACCTCAACCCGCCATCTCCTTCAAGGCGGACACGAAGTGATCCAGTTCTGCTGTGCTGGTAAAAACATTGGGGGTTATCCGGCAACCGTGAACGTTTGCATAGTCTATGGCCACGGTCCAGATATTGTGATCGGCCAGTAGACGCTTTTTCATTTCCCCTGGCTTCATCTTATCAATGCCTACATTAGCAATGGCACAACTCCTTGCAGGGTCATCCGGAGTATTCACTATGATACCGGGGTGATCCCGAACCTGGTCGGACCAATAACGCTGCAGATATCTAAGCCGCTCTTCTTTTCGTTTTCCACCAATCATGTTGTGATAGTCTATGGCATTCTCTATGCTGAGGTCATGGTATACCGGGTGGGTTCCTGTATGGTTCAATCGGCCAATATCTCCAGCCTCCCTGGGTGATTCTGCCAGGAGCGGCCAAATTTGGTCAATATGCTGATCGCCAACATAGAGTAGACCTGTTCCCAAGGGGCAGGCAAGCCATTTGTGTAAGCTAGAACCGTAGAAGTCACACCCAAGTTCGTCCAGTTTGTATTCAAAATGGCCTACGCAATGCGCTCCATCTACCATCACCTGCACTCCCTTGCTGTGGGCCATATCACAGATCTTTTTCACAGGCAGAATGTGCCCGGTTATATTGATCATATGGCAGATCATCAGCAGACGGGTTTTCTCGGTGATCGCTTTTTCGTAAAGTCCCACGATGTCTTCATCAGATTTCGGATGGTTAGGAACCGAGACTGTATTGAGTTTTACCGAGTAGCGCTTGGAGACTTGGGCGAACATATCTTTCATAGCCCCGTAATCCTGTAAGGCGAATACAGCCTCATCACCTTCCCTCCAAGGGAAACCTTTGATGATCATATCCAGGGATTC contains:
- a CDS encoding DsrE family protein → MKHFFILLVLFVSWVNAQDNDSIPAHILEKITYPVLDMHPYMGVMDMEFSAMKYDPQLDYRIAFDLYDESKDSTQVNATLVEVGRIYNLHRANGVPKEKLKLVAVIHGMTTNAILTDAAYQDKYGLPNPNIPVMKALKQEGVDFIVCSQVMGFFNIPNENIHPIVDVAISAKTALVMFDQMGYSYMNVNE
- a CDS encoding aminotransferase class V-fold PLP-dependent enzyme yields the protein MKKREFLRSLALAGTGLPLLSLDLPNWTAEIPANDKLLYADEDFWAKIRSDYKLKPDYINLESGYYNIIPQPTLKKLQEHIEMVNYEGSYYMRTVQWENKARMASKLAEVTGCNSKNLVITRNTTESLDMIIKGFPWREGDEAVFALQDYGAMKDMFAQVSKRYSVKLNTVSVPNHPKSDEDIVGLYEKAITEKTRLLMICHMINITGHILPVKKICDMAHSKGVQVMVDGAHCVGHFEYKLDELGCDFYGSSLHKWLACPLGTGLLYVGDQHIDQIWPLLAESPREAGDIGRLNHTGTHPVYHDLSIENAIDYHNMIGGKRKEERLRYLQRYWSDQVRDHPGIIVNTPDDPARSCAIANVGIDKMKPGEMKKRLLADHNIWTVAIDYANVHGCRITPNVFTSTAELDHFVSALKEMAG